In one window of Rhizobium sp. ACO-34A DNA:
- a CDS encoding alcohol dehydrogenase codes for MPEVPFSHPANWSFPTVVRFGPGRIAELGSMLSELGLSRPLVVTDEGLKLLPPVDATLSTLICAGLGPGFFTEVKPNPTGTNVENGVAKLRAGGYDCVVAVGGGSALDAAKAIALMATQERPIWDFEDIGDNWQRVDTSRLIPVIAIPTTAGTGSELGRSSVITDESGHRKVIIFHPRMMPVAVIMDPELTIGLPAHITAATGMDALSHSLEAFSASSFHPMAEGVALNALRIIRQWLPVAVADGSNIEARSQMLVASGMGCVALQKGLGAVHALAHPLGALYDAHHGLLNAVLMPYVLEFNAPAIGDKLALLARFLDLPGEGAGAVVEWLHAMRRDVGIGATLGDIGLASIDVERVATMAAVDPCAGGNPVRLDTDKLALILRAAIAGRF; via the coding sequence ATGCCAGAGGTGCCTTTTTCGCATCCCGCCAACTGGAGTTTTCCGACCGTCGTGCGGTTCGGCCCGGGCCGCATAGCGGAACTGGGGTCGATGCTTTCTGAACTGGGATTATCGCGGCCGCTGGTGGTGACCGACGAAGGGCTGAAGCTTCTGCCTCCGGTCGATGCGACGCTTTCCACGCTGATTTGCGCGGGACTGGGGCCGGGCTTCTTCACGGAGGTGAAGCCCAATCCGACGGGCACCAATGTCGAGAACGGTGTCGCCAAGCTCAGGGCGGGCGGCTACGATTGTGTCGTGGCCGTCGGCGGCGGAAGCGCGCTGGATGCTGCCAAGGCCATCGCCCTGATGGCGACGCAGGAACGGCCGATCTGGGATTTCGAGGATATCGGCGACAATTGGCAACGGGTAGATACCTCGCGTCTCATTCCCGTCATCGCCATTCCGACGACGGCTGGCACAGGTTCCGAACTCGGGCGTTCCTCCGTCATCACCGATGAGAGCGGGCATCGCAAGGTCATCATCTTCCATCCCCGCATGATGCCGGTCGCGGTCATCATGGATCCGGAGCTGACGATAGGCCTGCCTGCGCACATTACGGCAGCGACCGGCATGGATGCGCTCAGCCATTCGCTGGAGGCCTTCTCCGCGTCGTCCTTCCATCCCATGGCGGAGGGGGTGGCCCTCAATGCGCTGCGCATCATTCGCCAATGGTTGCCTGTCGCGGTCGCGGACGGTTCGAACATCGAGGCGCGCTCGCAGATGCTTGTCGCCTCCGGCATGGGCTGCGTTGCCCTGCAGAAGGGGCTTGGCGCGGTGCATGCGCTCGCCCATCCGTTAGGTGCCCTCTACGATGCCCACCACGGCCTGCTGAACGCGGTTCTGATGCCCTATGTGTTGGAATTCAATGCGCCGGCGATTGGCGACAAGCTGGCCTTGCTGGCCCGTTTCCTCGATCTGCCCGGTGAAGGGGCAGGAGCCGTGGTAGAATGGTTGCATGCGATGCGTCGGGACGTCGGTATCGGCGCGACGCTTGGCGATATCGGGCTTGCCAGCATCGACGTGGAGCGGGTGGCCACCATGGCGGCGGTCGATCCTTGCGCAGGCGGAAATCCGGTCCGGCTTGATACGGACAAGCTTGCGCTGATCCTGCGGGCTGCCATCGCCGGCCGCTTCTGA